One region of Primulina tabacum isolate GXHZ01 chromosome 1, ASM2559414v2, whole genome shotgun sequence genomic DNA includes:
- the LOC142511155 gene encoding uncharacterized protein LOC142511155, with amino-acid sequence MPPWTSRQPGSRARGGSMRSIPRIEPRRRREPEPEGKKSLPPATGLIKMILGGSTDGDSNWARKSRSRRECLEVEGARRSEAVISFGPEDLRGLNLPHNDALVIQARVANYDILRVFVDSGSSGYHLEAVETALFGFAGHVVYPEGEIVLPLTLGSHDLKKTVMTSFTVVDSPSSYNIILGRPAMNELRAIASTYHQKIKFPVGARVGEVRGDQPSFRKCYVEAIRADQSKTRREGKKARVDGVEEGVMERGEVHFVAEEEQEELTGISPLIAEHQLNILPGSHPVKQKKRHFGSEKDKVIDEQVKELLKVGHIREIQFPSWLSNVVLVPKSTGKWCMCVDFRDLNKACPKDHYPLPRIDQLVDSTSGFELLSFMDAYQGYHQIPLAKRATYQRLMNKVFEKQLGRNVEVYVDDILGKTREVASLIGDMEETFVTLMQYGIKLNPAKFIFGVKSGKFLGFIVTDRGIEVNQEKVKSVLCMTSPRSVKEVQKLTGRIASLS; translated from the exons ATGCCACCTTGGACATCTCGGCAACCAGGATCCAGAGCCCGAGGAGGAAGTATGAGGAGTATCCCGAGGATTGAGCCCAGGAGAAGAAGGGAGCCTGAACCCGAGGGTAAAAAGAGCTTGCCCCCTGCCACGGGattgattaaaatgatattaggaggctctactgatggagactccaaCTGGGCAAGGAAGTCGAGAAGTAGGAGGGAGTGTTTGGAGGTGGAGGGAGCGAGAAGAAGTGAGGCGGTCATCAGTTTTGGCCCGGAAGATTTGAGAGGGTTGAATCTGCCCCACAACGATGCCCTAGTGATCCAAGCCCGAGTggcaaattatgatattttacgaGTCTTCGTGGACTCAGGAAGCtct ggcTATCACTTGGAAGCTGTGGAAACTGCCCTCTTTGGTTTTGCTGGCCATGTGGTTTATCCGGAGGGGGAGATTGTTTTGCCATTAACCCTGGGTTCTCATGATCTCAAGAAGACAGTGATGACTTCTTTCACTGTGGTGGATTCCCCATCATCTTATAACATCATTCTGGGGAGGCCGGCTATGAACGAGCTCAGAGCTATAGCATCCACCTACCACCAAAAAATAAAGTTTCCGGTGGGAGCCCGGGTAGGAGAAGTCCGGGGAGATCAGCCATCTTTTCGGAAATGCTATGTGGAGGCAATCCGGGCTGATCAGAGCAAAACGAGGAGGGAAGGGAAGAAGGCAAGGGTGGATGGAGTAGAAGAAGGAGTAATGGAGAGAGGAGAGGTGCACTTTGTAGCAGAGGAGGAGCAGGAA GAGTTGACAGGGATTTCTCCCCTGATAGCGGAGCACCAATTGAACATTCTCCCGGGATCTCACCCAGTGAAGCAAAAAAAGAGACACTTTGGTTCTGAGAAGGACAAAGTTATTGATGAACAAGTAAAAGAACTCCTGAAGGTTGGCCACATTCGAGAGATTCAATTCCCTTCatggctctcgaatgtggtCTTGGTGCCCAAGTCTACCGGGAAGTGGTGCATGTGTGTAGACTTCCGCGATCTTAATAAAGCCTGCCCCAAGGATCATTATCCTCTGCCCCGTATTGATCAACTGGTGGATTCCACATCGGGTTTCGAATTGCTAAGCTTCATGGACGCGTACCAGGGATATCATCAAATCCCCCTGGCCAAGA gggcAACTTACCAGCGTCTGATGAACAAAGTCTTCGAGAAGCAGTTGGGGCGGAATGTGGaagtctatgtggatgatattctgGGCAAAACCCGGGAGGTGGCAAGCCTTATTGGTGATATGGAAGAAACTTTTGTCACTCTCATGCAGTACGGGATCAAGCTCAACCCTGCCAAGTTTATTTTTGGCGTAAAGAGTGGCAAATTCTTGGGATTCATAGTGACAGATCGGGGGATCGAGGTGAATCAGGAAAAAGTCAAGTCTGTGCTATGCATGACATCTCCCCGATCTGTCAAGGAAGTGCAGAAGttgaccgggaggattgcttccCTGTCTTGA